The Cytobacillus firmus genome segment TCTGTTTTTAATATCCTAATCCATTCCTTTTCAGACCCTGACTTTAATGCATCACGATACGAGACGACCAGCTGTTCATTACTCATAATTTTCATTATGCATACCTCCTGGTTAAATGGATTGAATATTCTATTTTTTATTATTGTAAAGGTTATTTAAGATTTTGTGAACCCTTTATTAAAAAAAGATTTATTACATTATGGTGACATTTTTCTGCAAATTCTAATCCCAAGAGCAGACAGTAGACGTTGTTTTATAGGAAAGGTAAAATTTATCTAACTACTGAATAAAGGGAGAATCTTCATATGAATGTAACGCTTGATCATATTGTTCACTTTATAAATGCTGAGCCGGCTGCTGCTGCTTCAAAATGGAGGGATCATGGATATAAGGCAATCACCGGGGGCAGTCATGAAAACTGGGGAACTTATAACAGTCTTTTGTACATTGGGCATTCCTACCTCGAATTTTTATCGATTGAAAAGGATCATATTGCCTTAAGTACAGATAATCCTCTTATTAAACAGCTGACAGAAGAAATCAGACTTGGAGAAGGGATTGGCCAAATTTGTTTCCGAACCAATAATATTGAGGAGCTGCAGAGTGAATTAACGGAAAAGGGCTTTGAGACCTTTCCAATCTTTGATGGAAGCAGAAAGAGGGCTGATGGAAGCATCCTTTCATGGAAAATGCTCTTTATAAAGGAAGACCCAGATTATAAATACCCTTTCTTTATTGACTGGGGCATGGAAGACGATAAAAGATTAGAAGTACTGAGACAACAAGGCTTAATTGATGAGAAGCTTGCTGCTAAAAAGATTGAAGCAGTCTATATAGCTTCAAAAGACTGTGAAAAATCTGCGTCAGCATGGCAGGAGATCACGCCAGCTTCCGGGGTTGATATTTACATAAGCCATGACAGAAAAGAAAAAAGAGCATCCATTGTGATTGGTTCAGTAAATATCATCTTTTGCCAGCCATTATACGAGAATGGAAGGACGATGGAGGTCCTTCGAAAAAGAGGTGAAAAGCCCTTTGCTGTTCAATTGACGCCAAGCCTTGAAAAAGAAATATGGCTATATGAAGGTCTTTATTTTTAACGGGAGAAAAGTTACAACTTAAACCTGCTGCTCCTTTTTAAGGGGAGCTTTTTTCATCTTATAAAAATAATAAACTATCACTATATGAAAATATTGAATATTCAGCAATATATGTTAACATAAAATGTAAGCGTTTTATAACATTCTTCTTAGAGGAATCTTTTGCATAATGATGAGATCATATACCAAGGAGGATTTCTGGATGACAGAATTATTGAATCTTACAGTAGGGAAGCTCCTGGAGGAGAAAGCCGGCCTTCACCCTGATCATGAAGCTGTAGTTTATGCCGATCGCGGTCTCCGAATGAGTTATAAGGAGTTTAATGAATATTGCAGGCTTGCTGCCAAAGGGTTCATGAAGCTGGGCCTTGAAAAAGGGGAGCATATTGCCGCATGGTCGACAAACACGCCGGAATGGCTTACGTGCCAGTTTTCAACAGGCAAGATGGGAGCTGTCCTTGTAACCGTTAATACAAACTATCAAGCTGCTGAACTCGAATATCTATTAAAGCAATCTGATAGTACAACGATTGTTCTGATGGAAAAGTTCCGAGAAACCTCTTACATAGAAATGCTATACAGCATTGTCCCTGAACTGAAGGATTCCGAACCGGGGCAGCTGAAAAGCAAAAAACTTCCTTTCTTAAAAAACGTTCTCGTAATGGGAGAAAAGCGCTTTCCAGGGACATACAGCTGGGAAGATATTATCCGGATGGGCGAATCTGTCACTGACAGTGAACTCGATGAGCGGATGGAAAGCCTTGATCCTTACGATGCCATAAATATGCAATACACATCCGGAACGACAGGCTTTCCAAAAGGGGTTATGCTAACCCACAATAACATCGTTAACAATGGATATAATATCGCAAATTGTATGCAATTAACAAAAGATGACCGCTTATGTATTCCTGTTCCATTTTTCCATTGCTTCGGCTGTGTGCTGGGAACGATGGCATGCATATCCGTCGGCGCCACCATTGTTCCAGTGCAGGAATTCAGTCCTAAAGCTGTTCTGCAGACGGTCCAGGATGAGAAATGTACAGGCCTTCATGGGGTGCCGACAATGTTTATCGCAGAGCTGAATGATCCTGATTTCAGCAAATATGATCTATCCACCCTTCGTACAGGCATAATGGCTGGCTCCAATTGTCCAATTGAGGTCATGAAAGGCGTTATCGAAAAAATGGGCGCCAGCGAAATAACCATTGCCTATGGACAAACAGAGTCATCGCCTGTCATAACCCAGACACGGACAGATGATCCAATTGAACTTAGAGTCGAGTCTGTCGGAAGGGCATTGCCGAATGTAGAAGTAAAAATTGTAGAGCCGGGCACAAATAACGAAGTCCCTGCCGGCGTCCAGGGGGAGATGTGTACCAGAGGCTACCATGTCATGAAGGGATATTATAAAAATCCGGATGCTACAAAAGAAGCTATTGATGAGGATGGCTGGCTCCATACCGGGGATCTCGCTGTAATGGATGAGAACGGGTACTGCAAAATTACCGGCAGACTAAAAGATATGATCATTCGCGGCGGAGAAAATATTTATCCACGTGAAATAGAGGAATTCTTTTATACTCATCCGCAGATTCTCGACGTTCAGGTGGTTGGGGTTCCTGATGCTGTATATGGTGAAGAAGTGGTCGCCTGGATAATTGCGAAGGAAGACTCTGACTTAACGGCAGAAGAACTTCGCGATTACTGCAAAGGAAAAATTTCTCGCCATAAAATCCCACGCTATATGGAATTTATTAAAGAATATCCAATGACAGCTTCAGGCAAAATCCAAAAGTTCAGATTGCGTGAACAGGCTAAAGAAGTCATTGAAAATGCTAATACATTAAAACAATAGCCATACGAAACCTGCGGGGGAACTTCCCGCAGGTTTTTTTTTCATTTTCCATCTTCTTTCGTTCAAAAGACTTAAAATATCTCCTCCTCAGAGCCAATGTGATAAAGCTTTTGAGAAATTAAAATGGTATTAAAGATATGAGAAAAGGAGCGAGAGCAGATGTATGATGAAATGTATGTAATGGAAGCTTTAATGAATGCAAAACAAAAAGAAATGGATTTAATAACACCACACCATAATACCTCAAATAACAAACTAATTTGCAGGCTTCCGGTAATAAAGAATTTGGATGCCTGCCAATGCCAGGAATG includes the following:
- a CDS encoding VOC family protein; the protein is MNVTLDHIVHFINAEPAAAASKWRDHGYKAITGGSHENWGTYNSLLYIGHSYLEFLSIEKDHIALSTDNPLIKQLTEEIRLGEGIGQICFRTNNIEELQSELTEKGFETFPIFDGSRKRADGSILSWKMLFIKEDPDYKYPFFIDWGMEDDKRLEVLRQQGLIDEKLAAKKIEAVYIASKDCEKSASAWQEITPASGVDIYISHDRKEKRASIVIGSVNIIFCQPLYENGRTMEVLRKRGEKPFAVQLTPSLEKEIWLYEGLYF
- a CDS encoding AMP-binding protein translates to MTELLNLTVGKLLEEKAGLHPDHEAVVYADRGLRMSYKEFNEYCRLAAKGFMKLGLEKGEHIAAWSTNTPEWLTCQFSTGKMGAVLVTVNTNYQAAELEYLLKQSDSTTIVLMEKFRETSYIEMLYSIVPELKDSEPGQLKSKKLPFLKNVLVMGEKRFPGTYSWEDIIRMGESVTDSELDERMESLDPYDAINMQYTSGTTGFPKGVMLTHNNIVNNGYNIANCMQLTKDDRLCIPVPFFHCFGCVLGTMACISVGATIVPVQEFSPKAVLQTVQDEKCTGLHGVPTMFIAELNDPDFSKYDLSTLRTGIMAGSNCPIEVMKGVIEKMGASEITIAYGQTESSPVITQTRTDDPIELRVESVGRALPNVEVKIVEPGTNNEVPAGVQGEMCTRGYHVMKGYYKNPDATKEAIDEDGWLHTGDLAVMDENGYCKITGRLKDMIIRGGENIYPREIEEFFYTHPQILDVQVVGVPDAVYGEEVVAWIIAKEDSDLTAEELRDYCKGKISRHKIPRYMEFIKEYPMTASGKIQKFRLREQAKEVIENANTLKQ
- the sda gene encoding sporulation histidine kinase inhibitor Sda, with protein sequence MKIMSNEQLVVSYRDALKSGSEKEWIRILKTEIQKRGLRPFKE